ATTTTTGAGATCATCCTCGGCCGTCTCTAAAAGTTAGTTAAAAAAAATATGCATGATTCTCAAGGTTGGCACCGTGTCAAAAGACAAGGCGGTATTTGTTTGAAAACAATGGGGATTTTGAATGGTTCCTATCTTTTGGACAAGGTAATTTAATACTCATGAATATTATAACATCGGTTATGTTCCGACCGACACAACTGACCATCGCTCCTTTGAAGCCGGGACTGGCGGGGGATTACCAGCAAAACAGCGCAGATGCTGGATTCATTAATGGACCATACTGGCATCGAAAAATTGAGTAGAGATTGATATTTTTACCAAGAAGTTAATATCTACTTTTTCAGTAAGCTCCAAGCTTTGAGGAATGGACCCGCTTGCGATTCAAAGACTTCGCCTAAGTACCGCAGAACGTTTGATGGACGATTTCTTCTGGTCGCGGAGGTGTTTCGAGATCCGCGTAGTCGGCCTGCTCGGTATAAGGATTGGCTAGCGCTTCAACGAGACGATTGAACGGAGCATAGTCGTCAGCATAAGCGCTTTGAATAGCCTGTTCAACGCGGTGGTTACGCGGAATCAGGATCGGGTTCGCCGAACGCATGTCGGTCAGGTGATTAGTGAAGTCGGCCTCGTTCTTCCAGGAGTTGAACCATGTATTAAAAGGCTCAGTATCTGAAAATAATGCGCTTATTTCTTCAGTAGATTCTCCAGCGGCAACTCGCGTGAGCTGACGAAAGAAAATCGTAAAATCAACTTTTTGGGAGGCGAGTAATTCGAGGCATTCTTTAATGAGCTCCACAGGAGCTTCAGGCGGGAGGCCCAATTTGGCACGAAAACGATAGATGTATTGCTCGCCGAATTGATCCGGAAATTTGGCCAACGCGGCTTCGGCCAACTTGGTTGATTGGTCCGCATCCCCTGACAGCAGCGGCAACAAGGTTTCTGCAAAACGAGTAAGGTTCCAGAATCCAATGTTGGCCTGATTGCCCCAGGCGTAGCGAGCACCCCTGTCAATAGAACTGAACACGCATTGCGGATGGAAGGCATCCATAAAGGCACAGGGACCATAGTCGATTGTCTCCCCCGATATGGCAAAATTGTCGGTGTTCATTACGCCATGAATAAATCCGAGAGAAAGCCAGTGAGCGATCAGGTTTGCCTGCGCGATAACAACGGACTCCAACAAAGCAATATAAGGATCATCCGCTTTGGCAGCATCAGGATAATGGCGAGCAATAGCAAAATCGGCGAGTAGTCCCAGAGCCTCGGTATCGTTGCGTGCATGAAAATACTCGAATGTTCCGACTCGTATATGACTGGCCGCCACGCGGGTAAATACGCCGCCGTCGATAAGCCCTTCCTGGCGCATGACTCGTTCACCGGTACGAACCGC
The sequence above is a segment of the Verrucomicrobiota bacterium genome. Coding sequences within it:
- a CDS encoding YdiU family protein, with the translated sequence MSISFNNTYANLPERFYASQVPAQVSDPKLIRINRELAAKLSIDIDWLESAEGLAMLSGNAVPDGAQPIAQAYAGHQFGGFAPQLGDGRAILLGEVLDTEGTRYDLQLKGSGRTPFSRSGDGKSALGPVIREYIVSEAMAALGVPTTRALAAVRTGERVMRQEGLIDGGVFTRVAASHIRVGTFEYFHARNDTEALGLLADFAIARHYPDAAKADDPYIALLESVVIAQANLIAHWLSLGFIHGVMNTDNFAISGETIDYGPCAFMDAFHPQCVFSSIDRGARYAWGNQANIGFWNLTRFAETLLPLLSGDADQSTKLAEAALAKFPDQFGEQYIYRFRAKLGLPPEAPVELIKECLELLASQKVDFTIFFRQLTRVAAGESTEEISALFSDTEPFNTWFNSWKNEADFTNHLTDMRSANPILIPRNHRVEQAIQSAYADDYAPFNRLVEALANPYTEQADYADLETPPRPEEIVHQTFCGT